Genomic segment of Arachis stenosperma cultivar V10309 chromosome 4, arast.V10309.gnm1.PFL2, whole genome shotgun sequence:
TTCTCCAGCGTCGCACCTTCCTCGACCTATTCTCCTTCGTTCTTCGTCAATGACAGCAGCGGCAGTGACTTGCCATTGTCATTCCCCTCCTCCTCCGATCGTTCTctggttctctctctctctcccattGTGATTTCTTTCTCTCTGGCGAAGATTATGGTGTGGCTGACACGGAACTTGGTCATTCAAGTCAACTACTTCCAATACCAGCACACCCTTGTTTCTACGATGCAAGATTCAAAGATCATCAACCTCACTTCATCCATTCTTGTTTCCTCTGCAAGAAGCAATCGGGAAAACACAGAGACATATTCATCTACAGGTTAGAATCAAGTTTCAAGAATTCAAGATCCCTTTTACAAATTCCACAGTggatttttgttattttagatTTAGATTTTGGATAATTGGAAtctgattttgaaatttgatggCAGGGATGACGCGAATAATAAAgtgaaaaactaattttaatttagtctcAGTCTCTCCTCTAATAAAGTGAAGAATGAACTATGAGAATCTCAAAAGAGAGAATCAGACTGAATATTCCAGCCATCAGTTTTATACACATAAATGCAAGTCAAGTACTCTCctctattttttactttttctatGTTCTCTTCACAGAGTTTGGCAGATGAAGTTTTATGGTAGGGAAGGTAGTTGGCATAATCAAGATGACATTGATGCTCAAAACCAAACCTAAAACTCATAAACCCCTTTAATCATTAGAGAGTGGACTGAAGCTTGAACTTGTAAGTATTAGATTCTCCAATGGGGAAAGAGGCATCACATAATTTTCCATGTGCTCTCTTGTTGTCATAACCAGGATAATCATCCTTGAAGAATGGAACAGCTTGTTGCAAGACCAAACCTCTCTTCTCTGCCTTCTTGACCAGACCCCATTTGCTGTATGGATCACCTTCCTTGTGTGTTACATGAATCTCTCCCCCCTCTTTCCTTACCAGAATCTTGGCATTTGACAGAAAACCCTTCACCAACCTTTTGTTCAACCTGTTTGATTCTCACAAATTCAAGACAACGGTTCAGTAAATGAAGAAACAAAATCAACAACCACAAATGTCATCATGTCTCCCTAGTGTATCAAAAAGAGTTATAATATTTAATGGTGTGCTTAAAGATCCTCCTAATTTGAAATTCCACTCGCAATGGCATGAGTTGTAATTTACATAACATTCAAGAAGAACTTGATGTATGTTAGTGAGATTTTGACCAAGGAAGAATTATCATTTCTCTATCAGAAAAGAAAGCATGCATCACTAACTTTCAGAGCAAAAGAAAATGATCTTAACAAGGAATGTGtaatagagtttaattttgattttgatgcACTCACAACTTAAAACTGTCGTTCAGATAACCATTCACACGGTCAATgtaaaaagtaattatttttgttgacATATAGTTCCGTAATTAGATACAGTTGTAAAATTGTTTTATCGTGACAGCACATCAAAAATTAAATTCCTTAGTAATTTAGTAATATACAAAAGTAATTTATGGTAATGGTGGAAACATTACTGGATTTGGCAGTAGCTATTCTCTGGATAAAGGAATCCAACATGAGGGAAGTTATATACAATGCGATCAAACCTCTGAGTCTTTAGAAAGAAATGTTGACTCATTTCCTTAGCATCAACTCCATAAAGCACAAGGCAACCCCTTTCTTCAAGCTCCCTCACATTGTTTATCCCATTACTGTACTTCTTCACAATGTTCTCTTCAAAAATGGAAATCAGATTAATGGGAATCCTGGAGAATCCTCAAagtttcatttttaaaattttcaatggAAAACAtagagaaaacaaaagaaatgtTGTTTGAGTGAATGAATCAGACCTAAATTGAAATGCAGTGATCAGAATTAAAAATAAGCATAAATTTGAGTAATTTGTTGTAATATTTAAGATGGGTACTTACCCTGAGAATCAATG
This window contains:
- the LOC130976872 gene encoding uncharacterized protein At4g26485-like isoform X1; the protein is MQYPSSSNFLLKMGAEDDVTLLQLQQPQEEEEEEEEEEDSQKAEKWRKHYSSRHRILLVGEGDFSFSLSLATAFGSAHNLVATSIDSQENIVKKYSNGINNVRELEERGCLVLYGVDAKEMSQHFFLKTQRFDRIVYNFPHVGFLYPENSYCQIQLNKRLVKGFLSNAKILVRKEGGEIHVTHKEGDPYSKWGLVKKAEKRGLVLQQAVPFFKDDYPGYDNKRAHGKLCDASFPIGESNTYKFKLQSTL
- the LOC130976872 gene encoding uncharacterized protein At4g26485-like isoform X2, whose product is MQYPSSSNFLLKMGAEDDVTLLQLQQPQEEEEEEEEEEDSQKAEKWRKHYSSRHRILLVGEGDFSFSLSLATAFGSAHNLVATSIDSQENIVKKYSNGINNVRELEERGCLVLYGVDAKEMSQHFFLKTQRLNKRLVKGFLSNAKILVRKEGGEIHVTHKEGDPYSKWGLVKKAEKRGLVLQQAVPFFKDDYPGYDNKRAHGKLCDASFPIGESNTYKFKLQSTL